A stretch of DNA from Hoeflea ulvae:
GTCGACACCCGGTTCGAGGGCCGCGGCACCCCTCTGGAGATCATTTCGACGCAGACGGCGCAGGCCGTGATGAACCCGGCGGACAGGATGAGCGCGTCTACGCGCGATTGGCTGTTGCAACGCGACATCGTGGCCGAGCTGGATGGCGCTCTGGTGCCCCTGGCCACCGCTCCTGTTGCACTGTTGCAGCGGTTCTCACGACCGGCGGAAAACCAGACACATGCCGATCTTGATGCACAGCTTCCCGCGGAATGATCCCGCCATGGACCGGAAAGGAGAATGCGCGCCATGCAGATTCAGACAGTTCCCATAGAGACACTGTTGTTGCCCGGTGAATTCGACGCCTATGTCCGCCCCGGCGGGCAGCCGGTGATTGCGCGCGGCTGGATGCATGGCTGGCCCGCGATGGACAAATGGGACTTCTCGTTCTTTCGCGATGTCTATGGCGACGATCCCGTCAAGCTTGCCGCGGATTCAATGAGCAACGAGGCAGCCTTCGTGACCACCATGGCGGCCTATATCGGCTACATCCTGTCGGATGCCACCGGATCGGAACTATCCGCAAAACACGCGGAGATCGGTGCAATACGGCCGTTTTACTGCACCTCCTACAAGCCCTTCGCCCACCATCCCGAGCTCGGAGATGATTTCGCGCTCCCGCCCTTTGCGCTCGACTGGTGGCCATGGATCAACCCGGCGTTCCAGGACGCGCATTTCCCCAACACCCAGGGATGGTTGCTGATCAGCCCAAAGGGGGCCGCATCGCGGATGCATATCGATTCCCACCACACTATCACCTGGCTCGCGCAGGTGCGCGGGCGCAAGACCGCCTATCTGTTTTCGCCGCAAGATTCCGAGGCAGTCTACAAGGGGGCAGTCGACCCGGCCGCGCCGGACTATGCGCGTTTTCCGAAATTTCGGGACGCGACCTGCCACAAATGCACATTGGACCCGGGCGACATGCTCTTTCTGCCGCCGGATTGGTGGCACCATGTCGTCACCGAGGAAAACTCGATCACGGTCAGCCAGAACCTCGTCAACCACACCAATTTCGGGCTCTATATCCGCCGCGCCTATGGCGCGCAATTGCCCGCATTCCTTGCCAGCCTGCCGCCCGACGGGGCAATGCGGTCCGGAGCAGAAGAGGTGTTGCGGGAGGAAATGAGCGATGTCTAGCCGCCCGACAGACCCTGCAGTTGCGGCGCAATGGTCGCTGGAAAAGCTGATTGCCCCCGTGTCGGCCGAGGACTTTTTCTCGACCTATCTGGAGCGCGATTTTCTGCATGCCACGCCGCGAACCGGCCGCTCGCTCGCAACACTGTTCCAGCTCGGCGATCTCGAGAAACTCATTAGCCAGATGCAGGATCCGGACGCCGTCAGGACGACGGGAGGGCGCGGCGGGAACAAGGACGGCCCAAATCCCTCGGCACGCGGAGGTACGCGGATGGGCAGTCTCTATGCCGACTATTCGCGTGGAAAGACCATTGTCGTCAACGGCATCCACCAGAGCTGGGAACCGGTCCGCGACCTGTGCGCCGCACTGACCTCCGATCTGGCGATGGCGCTTCAATGCAAT
This window harbors:
- a CDS encoding cupin-like domain-containing protein — encoded protein: MQIQTVPIETLLLPGEFDAYVRPGGQPVIARGWMHGWPAMDKWDFSFFRDVYGDDPVKLAADSMSNEAAFVTTMAAYIGYILSDATGSELSAKHAEIGAIRPFYCTSYKPFAHHPELGDDFALPPFALDWWPWINPAFQDAHFPNTQGWLLISPKGAASRMHIDSHHTITWLAQVRGRKTAYLFSPQDSEAVYKGAVDPAAPDYARFPKFRDATCHKCTLDPGDMLFLPPDWWHHVVTEENSITVSQNLVNHTNFGLYIRRAYGAQLPAFLASLPPDGAMRSGAEEVLREEMSDV